From the Streptococcus hyointestinalis genome, the window ATTTTCTTCAAATTGAGAATTGTAGAGGTCTGCGTAGAAGCCATTTTGCGCCATAAGCACATCGTGGTTTCCTTGCTCGATGATATTACCATCTTTCATCACTAAAATCAAATCAGCGTTTTTAATGGTTGATAGACGGTGAGCGATGACAAATGAAGTACGTCCTTCCATAAGCTTATCCATGGCTTTTTGGATGAGCTCTTCGGTACGGGTATCTACAGATGACGTCGCTTCGTCAAGGATAAGAAGCGGTGCGTCTTTTAAGAGGGCACGAGCAATGGTTAACAATTGCTTTTGACCAACAGATAAGGTCAAGCTATCATCTAAGACACTATCGTAGCCGTTTGGCAAGGTCTTGATGAAATGGTGAACACCAACAGCTTTTGCAGCAGCTTCCACCTGCTCATCAGTGATACCTTTTTGATTGTAAATCAAGTTTTCCTTGATAGTTCCTTCAAACAACCAAGTGTCCTGAAGCACCATAGAAAAGGCGTCGTGAACTTCTTCACGTTTCATGTCATGGACATTAACCCCATCAATACTGATTGTTCCACTATCCACTTCATAGAAGCGCATAAGGAGGTTAACCAGCGTTGTCTTACCAGCACCAGTTGGTCCGACAATGGCGATTTTTTGCCCAGCTTGAGCGTGCGCTGAGAAGTCATGGATAATCGTCTTGTCTTTTGAGTAACCAAAGTGGACATGCTCAAAGGTAACGTCTCCTTTGATAGTGTCAAGTTGTTTTGTCTTATTGCTTTCTTCTTCCATTTCGTCTTCTTCTAGGAATTCAAAGACACGGTTCATACCAGCACTCGCTTGTTGCAATTGACCAAAGGCTTGCGCTAATTGTGACAATGGTTGTGAGAAGATACGCACGTAAATCATGAAGGCAACGATTGTTCCCATGCTGACCTTGCCATCAATCATCCAGATAGCACCAAAGACGCAGACCATAACGTAGCCGAAGTTTCCGATAAACTGCATCAAAGGCATCATGATACCAGAGAAGAACTGTGATTGCCACATACTCTTATAGAGAGCATTGTTTAAGTTCTTGAACTGCTCTTTGACCTCGTCTGTCGCAGAATAAGACTTAACAACATTATGTCCTGAGTAGATTTCCTCAACATAACCAGAAACATTAGACAAGTTCTTTTGCTGACGCTTAAAGAGCGGTTGAGAACTTGCAATGATGACCATAGTGATGATAAAACCGATAAGAACTGAGAGAATCGCTACAGCGGCTAAGCGTCCGTTGGTCTTTATCATCATGATAATCGCTGCAATCAAGAGAATGGAACTTGAGAAAATCGTTCCCAAACTTTGTTGGAGAGATTGCGCCATGATATCAACGTCGTTGGTAACACGAGAGAGGGTATCCCCTTGCGTGTGTGAATCAAAGTAAGCCAGTGGCACACGGTTGATTTTCTCTGCGATAGCCTTACGCATACGATTTGAAAATTTTTGGATAATCGTTGTGAAGGTGTATTGTTGGTAGTAGGATACTAAAGCCCCAACGCTGTAGAGAACAACCAATTGCCAAGCCAACTTAGCGACCTTGGCAGTATCGACATCTGCATTGACACCCATAGCATCTTTGATATTGCCAGCTTTTAGATAAACGGCAATTTGCGAAGCGTTTTTGAGAGCGTCTGAGATGGTATTTGTAATGTCGCTAATAATATCTGGACCATAGACGGTAATCCAACTTGAAATCACCGCACAAATCAGCGCCAAGATAAATGGCAGACGGAAGCCTTTCGTATAAGGAAGGAGGCGCTTGATTAGAGAGGTTTTTTCTTTATTTTCCATTTTCTAATTCCTCCTTAGACAATTGAGAATAAGCAATTTCTTGATAAACGGCATTGTTAGCAAGCAATTCTTTGTGTGTGCCTTGTCCGACAACAACACCCTTATCGAGTACAAGAATTTGATCCGCATCCATGATGGTTGAGATACGTTGAGCAACGATGAGTTTTGTTGTATCTGCCAATTTCTCATGCAAATCATGACGCAATTTCTTGTCCGTCTTATAGTCTAGGGCAGAGAAAGAATCATCAAAGATGAGCACTTCTGGCTTACGAGCAAGCGCACGTGCGATGGCTAGACGTTGACGTTGACCACCTGAGAAGTTGGTTCCGCCTTGGGCAACCTCTGTGTCGAGACCTTTTTCCTTGCCTTCTACAAAGTCTTTTGCTTGAGCCAACTCGAGTGCTTCCCAAATCGCTTCGTCAGAAAGCGGTGTTTGGGTGCTTTCTCCAAAGTTCATGTTTGAGCGGATAGTTCCACTGTAAAGCACAGCCTTTTGTGGAATAAAGCCAATCTTATCGTTCAAGTCTTTTTCAGAATAGTGTTTGAGTTTGACACCGTCTACCTTGATGTAACCACCAGTCGCATCGTAAAAACGTGGGATGAGGCTAATCAAAGTGGATTTACCAGAACCAGTTGAGCCGATAAAGGCAACCGTTTCGCCTTTTTTCGCGGTGAAATTCACATGCTCAATGACATCACGAGATGT encodes:
- a CDS encoding ABC transporter ATP-binding protein — protein: MENKEKTSLIKRLLPYTKGFRLPFILALICAVISSWITVYGPDIISDITNTISDALKNASQIAVYLKAGNIKDAMGVNADVDTAKVAKLAWQLVVLYSVGALVSYYQQYTFTTIIQKFSNRMRKAIAEKINRVPLAYFDSHTQGDTLSRVTNDVDIMAQSLQQSLGTIFSSSILLIAAIIMMIKTNGRLAAVAILSVLIGFIITMVIIASSQPLFKRQQKNLSNVSGYVEEIYSGHNVVKSYSATDEVKEQFKNLNNALYKSMWQSQFFSGIMMPLMQFIGNFGYVMVCVFGAIWMIDGKVSMGTIVAFMIYVRIFSQPLSQLAQAFGQLQQASAGMNRVFEFLEEDEMEEESNKTKQLDTIKGDVTFEHVHFGYSKDKTIIHDFSAHAQAGQKIAIVGPTGAGKTTLVNLLMRFYEVDSGTISIDGVNVHDMKREEVHDAFSMVLQDTWLFEGTIKENLIYNQKGITDEQVEAAAKAVGVHHFIKTLPNGYDSVLDDSLTLSVGQKQLLTIARALLKDAPLLILDEATSSVDTRTEELIQKAMDKLMEGRTSFVIAHRLSTIKNADLILVMKDGNIIEQGNHDVLMAQNGFYADLYNSQFEEN